A region from the Caldicellulosiruptor naganoensis genome encodes:
- a CDS encoding glycosyltransferase family 4 protein gives MSIKPVFVSTYPPRECGIATFTQDLVNAIEKYNDVRHCYVIALSKDKHLYDNRVLYDINQDKFSNYVKAANLINMSDIDVVIIEHEYGIFGGEDGDYIVPFVKLIRKPIITTFHTVLKNPTAKQFEILKKLADASYKVITMAKTTKEILMNVYDIEEEKIEIVHHGVPYMELEDKETLKKKYNLDGKKVISTFGLISPGKGLEYAIQAMDKVRREFPEAVYLILGQTHPNIKRIKGEEYRDKLVNLVRELKLENNVIFVDKYLTKREIMEYLRLSDIYLTPYIGREQAVSGTLAYAIGSGKAIVSTPYTYAKEMLSDGRGMLVEFEDAHSIADAIITLLRDEKLRKEIERKTLEIGKEMYWHNVAKRMIDIFYDVVELNKKVGVIA, from the coding sequence GTGTCTATCAAACCAGTTTTTGTAAGCACTTATCCCCCAAGAGAATGTGGTATTGCCACATTTACACAAGATTTGGTAAATGCAATTGAAAAATATAATGATGTAAGACATTGTTATGTAATTGCACTTAGCAAAGACAAACATCTTTATGACAATAGAGTCTTATATGATATAAATCAAGATAAATTTTCAAATTATGTAAAGGCTGCTAATTTAATCAATATGTCAGATATAGATGTTGTTATAATTGAGCATGAGTATGGTATATTTGGTGGGGAAGATGGAGATTATATAGTTCCATTTGTAAAGCTTATCAGAAAGCCAATCATTACCACATTCCACACAGTTTTGAAAAATCCAACAGCAAAACAGTTTGAGATACTCAAAAAGCTTGCTGATGCAAGTTACAAAGTAATTACTATGGCAAAGACAACAAAAGAGATATTGATGAATGTGTACGACATTGAGGAAGAAAAAATAGAAATAGTTCACCATGGAGTACCATATATGGAATTAGAAGATAAAGAAACCTTAAAGAAGAAATATAATCTTGATGGAAAGAAGGTTATAAGCACATTTGGACTAATCAGTCCTGGAAAAGGTTTGGAGTATGCTATACAAGCCATGGACAAGGTAAGAAGAGAATTTCCAGAGGCAGTATACTTGATTTTAGGTCAGACACATCCAAATATAAAGAGGATAAAAGGTGAAGAGTACAGAGACAAGCTTGTAAATTTGGTAAGAGAATTAAAATTAGAAAACAATGTGATATTCGTTGACAAATATCTTACAAAAAGAGAGATAATGGAATATCTGCGCCTGTCTGATATCTACCTCACTCCTTACATAGGGAGGGAGCAGGCGGTATCAGGAACGCTGGCATATGCAATTGGATCTGGCAAGGCAATAGTTTCAACACCATACACTTACGCAAAGGAAATGCTCTCTGATGGAAGAGGAATGCTTGTTGAGTTTGAAGATGCTCATTCCATTGCAGATGCTATTATCACTCTCTTGAGGGATGAAAAGCTCAGAAAAGAGATTGAGAGAAAGACTTTAGAGATTGGAAAAGAAATGTACTGGCACAATGTTGCAAAGAGGATGATTGATATATTTTATGATGTGGTAGAGCTAAATAAGAAGGTTGGGGTGATAGCATGA
- a CDS encoding metal-sensitive transcriptional regulator → MDELYKEKENLLLRLRKIEGQIKGIQKMIENDKSCNEVLTQIAAVKAALNKVGAIILEKYSKSCIAEYKNTENEKSIDELIETLLRFIK, encoded by the coding sequence ATGGATGAGCTCTATAAAGAAAAAGAAAATCTGCTTTTGAGGCTTCGCAAAATTGAAGGACAAATAAAGGGTATTCAGAAGATGATTGAAAATGACAAGTCGTGTAATGAGGTTTTAACTCAAATAGCAGCTGTCAAGGCTGCGCTCAACAAGGTAGGTGCAATTATTCTTGAAAAGTATTCAAAGTCATGTATTGCTGAGTACAAAAACACCGAAAATGAAAAAAGCATTGATGAGCTGATAGAAACCTTACTAAGGTTTATCAAATAA
- the trxA gene encoding thioredoxin, which yields MANNIVTLTSENFEREVLQSDIPVVVDFWAAWCGPCRMVAPVIEELAQEYAGRVKFAKLNVDDYGDIAYTFRIMSIPTIMLFKNGQVVDKIIGARPKSDFVNFINRNL from the coding sequence ATGGCAAACAACATTGTAACTTTAACAAGCGAAAATTTTGAAAGGGAAGTTTTGCAATCTGACATCCCTGTTGTTGTTGATTTTTGGGCTGCATGGTGTGGTCCATGCAGAATGGTTGCGCCTGTAATTGAAGAGCTTGCCCAAGAGTATGCTGGCAGAGTCAAGTTCGCAAAATTAAATGTTGATGACTATGGCGATATCGCATACACATTTAGAATTATGAGCATACCAACTATCATGCTTTTTAAAAATGGTCAAGTTGTTGACAAGATAATCGGTGCAAGACCAAAGAGTGATTTCGTAAACTTTATAAACAGAAACTTATAA
- a CDS encoding SIMPL domain-containing protein, producing MKTKKLKAILMVIVLLFVSVFIFSLWRAEASSASASQPKTEINKTEINVKGVASVLAEPDIAVVTFGVLSEDVSADAAYSKTSSKINKIIDAIKKLGIDSKDIKTLKISVYPKYSYNKDDNASKIIGFYASTDLTVTVRNISQVGKVVDSAFKNGANTFSDLRFDISNVGAYYNQALAKALENAKEKANVLAKGLGISLGKPRIVNENTYINTPPIVYKTQEMALSASSSQIQGGTIEIKAEVTLTY from the coding sequence GTGAAAACAAAAAAATTAAAAGCAATCTTAATGGTAATTGTGCTGTTGTTTGTAAGCGTTTTTATATTTTCTCTATGGAGAGCAGAAGCCTCGTCAGCTTCAGCATCTCAGCCAAAGACAGAGATAAATAAGACAGAGATAAATGTTAAAGGAGTAGCTTCAGTTTTGGCAGAGCCAGACATTGCAGTTGTGACGTTTGGCGTTTTGAGTGAAGATGTTAGTGCAGATGCTGCTTATTCTAAAACATCTTCAAAGATAAACAAAATAATAGATGCAATTAAAAAACTTGGAATTGATTCAAAAGATATTAAAACACTTAAAATTAGCGTTTACCCAAAATACTCATATAACAAGGACGACAACGCCTCAAAGATAATTGGTTTTTATGCATCAACAGATCTGACAGTCACAGTGAGAAATATATCCCAGGTAGGGAAAGTTGTTGACAGTGCATTTAAAAACGGCGCAAATACTTTTTCTGATCTGCGATTTGACATTTCAAACGTAGGAGCATATTATAATCAGGCCCTTGCAAAAGCACTTGAAAATGCAAAAGAAAAGGCAAATGTTCTGGCAAAAGGGCTTGGGATTAGCTTAGGAAAGCCAAGAATTGTGAACGAAAATACCTATATAAACACACCACCAATTGTATACAAGACTCAAGAGATGGCACTTTCAGCATCATCTTCTCAGATTCAGGGTGGGACAATTGAGATAAAAGCGGAGGTTACACTTACTTATTAA
- a CDS encoding AraC family transcriptional regulator, which produces MKTCFIVNTSLEKGLPIYLKSVGSNEYQEHVIRKNGHPDYHYLHTLEGNGYLIVDGQKYLVDENTAFFMYPGIAHEYFAATSKWSTIWLTFNGPASETILKTMGIRPFEIFKLANKKYLEGILEAISNKASVYNYIVSIECSQLIYSFILHMFLNLQNKIEKNFESNYLKLLPVLQYIEENYKKAISLDEISSIVNLSPQHLCTVFKKTFQTTPYEYLIRVRIQKAKELLMKQSSIQIKEVCYEVGFKNPSYFCYMFKKLEGITPLQFKRLFG; this is translated from the coding sequence ATGAAAACCTGTTTTATTGTCAATACATCACTTGAAAAAGGGCTTCCAATCTATCTCAAAAGCGTTGGTTCTAATGAATACCAAGAACATGTTATAAGAAAAAATGGGCATCCTGATTATCATTATTTGCATACATTAGAAGGAAATGGATATTTGATTGTTGATGGGCAAAAGTACTTAGTTGATGAGAATACAGCCTTTTTCATGTATCCAGGCATTGCGCATGAATATTTTGCAGCAACGTCTAAATGGTCCACCATCTGGCTTACTTTCAATGGACCAGCATCAGAGACAATCCTCAAGACAATGGGAATAAGACCTTTTGAGATATTCAAGCTTGCAAACAAAAAGTACTTGGAAGGAATATTGGAAGCAATATCGAACAAAGCAAGTGTATATAATTACATTGTGTCGATTGAATGCTCTCAGCTTATCTACAGCTTTATTCTTCATATGTTTTTAAACCTTCAAAATAAGATTGAAAAAAACTTTGAAAGTAACTATTTAAAGCTTTTACCTGTACTTCAGTACATCGAAGAAAACTATAAAAAAGCTATTTCACTTGATGAGATATCAAGCATAGTAAATCTTTCGCCACAACATCTGTGCACAGTATTTAAAAAAACATTTCAAACAACTCCTTATGAGTACCTGATAAGAGTTAGGATTCAAAAGGCAAAAGAACTTTTGATGAAGCAAAGCTCAATTCAAATAAAAGAGGTTTGCTATGAAGTTGGTTTTAAAAATCCAAGCTATTTTTGCTACATGTTCAAAAAATTAGAGGGCATTACCCCTTTGCAGTTTAAAAGGCTTTTTGGATAG
- a CDS encoding EamA family transporter, with the protein MNYLWLIFGLLSALFASLVAIFGKIGLKNLDTNVATAIRAVIMALFLVLVIIFQGRLSKVGEILANKKAILFIVLSGVAGALSWLFYFLALKNGKVQQVAPIDRLSVVFAIVLAAIFLGEKISFYTGLGVLLIAIGSIFVALG; encoded by the coding sequence ATGAACTATTTATGGCTGATATTTGGACTTTTATCAGCTCTGTTTGCCTCTCTTGTTGCAATCTTTGGCAAGATCGGCCTTAAGAATCTTGACACAAATGTGGCGACAGCAATAAGAGCAGTCATTATGGCTTTATTTTTAGTTTTAGTAATCATATTTCAGGGTAGGCTGAGCAAAGTAGGAGAGATATTGGCGAATAAAAAGGCCATTTTGTTTATTGTGCTAAGTGGTGTTGCGGGAGCACTGTCATGGCTATTTTATTTTTTGGCTCTCAAGAATGGAAAGGTTCAGCAGGTTGCGCCAATTGACAGGCTTTCTGTTGTATTTGCGATAGTGCTTGCTGCAATATTCCTTGGTGAGAAGATTTCATTTTATACAGGCTTGGGAGTTTTACTCATTGCTATTGGGTCTATTTTTGTTGCACTTGGCTGA
- a CDS encoding heme NO-binding domain-containing protein, translating to MKGTVVLTWLETIGNIWGDDVKRYAEKGIGLDESTIISPTDDIDDS from the coding sequence TTGAAAGGCACAGTAGTTCTAACATGGCTTGAAACAATTGGAAATATATGGGGAGACGATGTAAAAAGATATGCTGAGAAGGGAATAGGTTTAGATGAGTCAACCATAATTTCTCCGACAGATGACATTGATGATAGTTGA
- a CDS encoding heme NO-binding domain-containing protein, whose product MIEKACEKANILPQQMWREIGKNNIKTFSKWFPSYFQRLSLKGFLEYMDDVHSQLTRMIKGANPPRILFEEISPNEAYITYVSKRGFYDYFLGLLEGSAEFFNEKLDFEEIERFKDEEGFYHLKIRIRFEKTNRKVKKALFNIIAGLGFIRSLEFKISIFSTIAVIILSFLLEPNKEEYANHLLMAGLTFLATFIAAFFILRPLKPIKDELNSLKNLDFSSSLFIKTNDKLEDFAKIVATTKSSIKKDLLLLKGGSDEIYNFSKNIREIADKMKSLSDYVTGIVNDVAQGAVHQAEEIEKAVTTLNENIENLKSIVSQQTQTKDILTEVNQTLNNSGKDISEAAKDINIISTEFSDIVQKGSKLSEEANEVMKITSTVAEISNQINMLALNASIEAARAGNVGVGFAVVADEIRKLADSTMSFAKTINKNLKTFVEEIEALSTTLTQQFEKLTKSESTLNDVVNRNNQNIERISNVVETLILQIESLSQEAERISSVFETITSLSAISQENSASAQEMVASISMYAESIKDLLTKVADLENLSNVFKEELSKYRL is encoded by the coding sequence ATGATTGAAAAGGCATGTGAAAAGGCAAACATTTTGCCTCAGCAGATGTGGAGAGAGATTGGAAAAAACAATATAAAAACGTTTAGCAAATGGTTCCCCTCATATTTCCAAAGGCTCTCTTTAAAAGGCTTTTTAGAGTATATGGACGATGTACACTCTCAGCTCACTCGCATGATAAAAGGAGCAAATCCCCCACGCATTTTGTTTGAAGAAATCTCACCAAATGAAGCATACATAACATATGTCTCAAAGCGTGGTTTTTATGACTACTTTTTGGGGCTTTTAGAAGGAAGTGCTGAGTTTTTTAATGAAAAATTGGATTTTGAAGAAATTGAGCGTTTTAAGGACGAAGAAGGTTTTTATCATTTAAAAATAAGAATCAGATTTGAAAAGACAAACCGAAAGGTTAAAAAAGCACTATTTAATATAATTGCAGGGTTAGGATTTATAAGGTCATTAGAGTTTAAGATTTCCATCTTTTCTACAATAGCTGTAATTATCTTAAGTTTTCTCCTTGAACCCAACAAAGAAGAATACGCAAATCATCTTCTTATGGCTGGACTTACCTTCCTCGCAACTTTTATTGCTGCGTTTTTCATTTTGCGACCTTTAAAGCCTATAAAAGATGAACTCAACTCTCTTAAAAACCTTGATTTTAGTAGTTCACTCTTCATAAAAACAAACGACAAGCTTGAAGATTTTGCAAAGATTGTTGCAACAACAAAATCTTCAATCAAAAAAGATTTACTTCTTCTAAAAGGTGGAAGTGACGAGATATACAACTTCTCTAAAAACATAAGAGAAATTGCTGATAAGATGAAAAGTCTCTCTGATTATGTTACTGGAATTGTAAACGACGTTGCACAAGGTGCTGTTCATCAGGCAGAAGAGATTGAAAAAGCTGTAACAACACTCAATGAAAATATTGAAAATCTAAAATCAATTGTGTCGCAGCAAACCCAGACAAAAGATATTTTGACAGAGGTAAATCAAACACTTAACAATTCCGGAAAAGACATAAGTGAAGCTGCAAAAGATATAAACATAATTAGCACAGAGTTTTCTGACATAGTTCAAAAAGGCAGTAAACTTTCTGAAGAGGCAAATGAAGTCATGAAGATAACATCAACAGTTGCAGAGATTTCAAACCAGATTAACATGCTTGCACTCAACGCTTCAATCGAAGCTGCAAGGGCTGGAAATGTCGGTGTTGGATTTGCAGTTGTCGCAGATGAGATAAGAAAACTTGCAGACAGTACAATGTCATTTGCAAAGACAATTAACAAAAATCTCAAAACATTTGTTGAGGAGATTGAAGCCCTTTCAACCACTTTAACTCAGCAGTTTGAAAAACTTACAAAGAGCGAGTCTACTTTAAATGATGTTGTGAATAGGAATAACCAAAACATTGAAAGAATATCAAATGTAGTTGAAACTTTAATTTTGCAAATTGAATCTCTTTCGCAGGAAGCCGAAAGGATTTCGAGCGTATTTGAAACAATTACCTCACTTTCTGCAATCTCACAAGAAAACTCGGCATCAGCTCAGGAGATGGTAGCTTCAATCTCTATGTACGCAGAGAGCATCAAAGACCTTTTGACAAAAGTAGCCGACCTTGAGAATCTTTCAAATGTATTTAAAGAAGAGCTTTCAAAATACCGATTATAA
- a CDS encoding lytic transglycosylase domain-containing protein, with amino-acid sequence MNIPNVNEIITQKFEEIAARIANKPNLPQSFKTIFQNSFALSINKDLAITTYQQLSNSESAKTLEDKSFANKFYELEKSSYTPYNLSTNLSKSEIINIATKKAKEYGLPPSLVLSVIEAESGFRQDVISKAGAIGLMQLMPETAKALGVNPYDPIENLDGGIRYLKEKLEQFGGNIELALAAYNAGPANVIKYGGIPPFDETVEYVQKVLLLSQKYRRFDV; translated from the coding sequence ATGAATATTCCAAACGTAAATGAGATAATAACCCAAAAGTTTGAAGAGATTGCTGCGAGGATTGCAAACAAGCCAAATCTTCCACAAAGTTTTAAAACCATTTTTCAAAATAGTTTTGCACTTTCTATAAATAAGGATTTGGCAATTACTACTTACCAGCAACTATCAAACTCTGAAAGTGCAAAGACATTGGAAGATAAAAGCTTTGCAAATAAATTCTATGAACTTGAAAAGTCAAGCTATACACCTTATAATTTATCTACAAATCTTAGCAAAAGTGAAATAATAAATATTGCAACAAAAAAGGCAAAAGAGTATGGACTTCCGCCAAGCTTAGTTTTGAGTGTAATTGAAGCAGAATCTGGTTTTAGACAAGATGTAATATCAAAAGCTGGGGCAATTGGACTTATGCAGCTCATGCCAGAAACTGCAAAAGCGCTCGGTGTCAACCCCTATGACCCAATTGAAAATTTAGATGGTGGAATAAGATATCTAAAAGAAAAGCTTGAACAATTCGGAGGTAATATTGAACTTGCACTTGCAGCATATAATGCAGGACCTGCAAATGTCATAAAGTATGGTGGTATCCCACCTTTTGATGAAACAGTAGAGTATGTTCAAAAAGTGCTTTTGCTATCCCAAAAATACAGAAGATTTGATGTATAA
- the ychF gene encoding redox-regulated ATPase YchF, translating into MRLGIVGLPNVGKSTLFNAITKAGAEAANYPFCTIEPNVGVVAVPDERLEVLAKIYNPEKVTPAFIEFVDIAGLVKGASKGEGLGNKFLSHIREVDAIVHVVRCFDDSEIVHVEGSVDPKRDIETINLELIFADMEVLERRIEKTRKLARNSKEAAHELEILEKIYSTLESGKMARTLKFDDEEDLKFVNSLNLLTFKPTIYAANISEKDIGKENEYVKVVKEIASQEGSEVIVICAKLEEEIAALPDEEKKEFLKELGIEKSGLDNLIQAGYRLLGLISFLTAGEKEVRAWTIKKGTKAPQAAGKIHSDFERGFIRAEVVPFDVLVECGGFAQAKEKGLVRSEGKDYVMQDGDVVIFRFNV; encoded by the coding sequence ATGCGACTTGGAATCGTTGGACTTCCGAATGTGGGCAAAAGCACCCTTTTCAATGCAATTACAAAAGCTGGTGCAGAGGCAGCAAACTATCCATTCTGTACAATTGAGCCAAATGTTGGAGTTGTGGCTGTACCTGATGAGAGACTTGAAGTTTTGGCAAAGATATATAATCCCGAAAAGGTCACACCTGCATTTATTGAGTTTGTTGACATTGCAGGGCTTGTAAAAGGCGCAAGCAAGGGCGAAGGTCTTGGCAACAAGTTTTTGTCTCATATAAGAGAGGTTGATGCAATAGTCCATGTGGTAAGATGTTTTGATGACTCTGAGATAGTACATGTTGAAGGAAGTGTTGACCCAAAAAGGGATATTGAGACAATCAACTTAGAGCTCATATTTGCTGACATGGAGGTATTAGAAAGGCGTATTGAAAAAACCCGGAAGCTTGCAAGAAATAGTAAAGAGGCCGCTCATGAGCTTGAAATCTTAGAGAAGATATATTCTACTCTGGAAAGTGGCAAAATGGCACGTACTTTGAAGTTTGATGATGAGGAAGATTTGAAGTTTGTAAATTCTTTGAATCTTCTCACATTTAAACCAACAATATATGCAGCAAATATATCTGAAAAAGACATTGGAAAAGAAAATGAATATGTAAAAGTTGTAAAAGAAATTGCCTCACAAGAAGGATCAGAGGTAATTGTCATCTGTGCAAAGTTAGAAGAAGAGATTGCAGCTCTGCCAGATGAAGAAAAGAAGGAATTCTTAAAAGAGCTGGGAATTGAAAAATCAGGACTTGACAATTTAATCCAGGCAGGGTATAGACTTTTAGGGCTCATTTCTTTCCTAACAGCTGGTGAAAAAGAAGTAAGAGCTTGGACAATCAAAAAAGGTACAAAAGCACCACAGGCAGCAGGAAAGATTCATAGCGATTTTGAAAGAGGGTTTATCAGGGCTGAGGTTGTTCCGTTTGACGTATTAGTTGAATGCGGCGGATTTGCTCAGGCAAAGGAAAAGGGACTTGTACGCTCAGAGGGCAAGGATTATGTTATGCAGGACGGCGATGTTGTAATTTTCAGATTCAATGTGTAA